A region of the Chryseobacterium cucumeris genome:
AATAATCTTAAGGCAAACCGGACCGCAATCCATCTGTTCTATTTGGGAATAAAAGGGAAATTTGTTGAACACAATAATAAGTTAAATTGTTATGCCTAGTGTTTTTAGCTTTTTAGTAAATTCTTCATCATTTACTAATTGCTGGTTATTGGATATTTTATCTAAATAATTTTCTATTATAATTTTCACTAATTTTTGCGGAGAACTTTTGATATGAGAAAAATTCTCGTTCAGATAATCTAAAAAATCTTCATCTTCAATTTTGTCGATACAACGCATGGTTATCAGTAAATTTTCCTGATCGCCTGAAAATTCATTTTGCTTTAGCAGAGCATTAAAGATCTGCTGAAATATCAGTCTTGTTTTTTTCTCATCCTGCGAAGATTTAAGAATGGCGATATAAGAGTTGTTTATAATATGTTTTATCATCCCCTGCTTATCAATAAGGGGAAGATCTTCAGCCAGGTTTTTGCAGCTCTCGTTTTCATGTTGGTTAAACATGAAAAAAGCCAATATCTTCATGACTTCTGTCTTATACCGCTCTTCATTTTGAGTACGTGCAAAAATTCTGATTTTATTAAGTGATTGTTCTCCAATAATTATGGCAAAATAAGGAAACGTGTTACTCTGAACTAAAGCACTTTCAATAGCCCTGTCAATATTTTCCTCTGCCAGTACAAAATCATTTTCCACATAATTTTTATACGCAAGCAAAGCATAGTCTAAGCTTATCATCCCCTGATGAATAGGCTCAATGAAATAGGTATTCATACTTTGCATTTTTGAATAAAGGTAATTTCCTAAGGTGGTATTCCCTGTACGAAAAGCAGAAAGTGATTTTTCAGACAGGTTCATATAGTAAAACAACCCTGCCTGGATATCTTCCGGAATATCTTTTCTAAATTCTTCAATCAGATTTTCGAAAATATGTCTTGGTTTTTTCACCTCATATTCCCGGAATTCTACTGTTTTTATTTTGTCTAAAATTATTGTTTCCATACATCATCTATTAAGAAAGCACAGCTTGTTCATTAATATATCTCTGAAGAAGAATTCTGTCGTCAATATTAAATTTGAAGGAAGGACACGCCGGGATATTATCATACCAGTTTTTCGGACATGCTCCACCACACAGAGGAAGGAATTTACAGCTTTTGCACCATGAGTTATTGTCCGGTATTTCATTAAACCAGTTTCTCATGACAACATTTTTGCTGTCTACATCTTTATCTTTCACAATGTTTCCGGCATAAAACTCAGAGTTATCATATTTTGGAGTGTATGGAATTTCCCAACATGTGGAGACATTTCCAAAAGCGTCAAATACTTCTGAGGTCTGGCTTACTACCATACAAGGTTTAGTAACTCTTTCAGGAATAATCTGTGTTTTAAATTTTGCTTTTGATTGCAGAAGCTTCATATAAACTTCTATTTCAAGCTCAGCAAATTCTTCTTTTGACACGCCTTTAATAGTAGCTTTGTTATCACCCCAATCGTGGATAGGAGCAAGATAGAAACTTACATGCTGAAGGATTCCTTCTGCTTCCAGATAATCAATAAAATCTATCACATTGTAGCTGTTCTCTTTATCCACATTACATCTGATATTGAAACTTGCTTCTTTTTGATATAATTCGGAATTAACAATTTCTTTGATATTTTTAATGATAATATCAAAACTGTTAGAACCATTTTTCAGATATCTTCTCTTATCATGGAATTCCTGAGTTCCGTCAATTGTGATCTGATATTCTGTAACCCTGTAATTTTTTACCAGTTTTTCAAAAAGAGAATATTTAAGACTTAAAGCATTTGTAATAATTCTTGAAGAATATTTTAAATTTTTCTCTTCACAAAGGCTGATTAAACGGGTAGATAAATTAGAGATAGCCGAAAGACCTGTTAACGGCTCTCCTCCATACCATGTAATACTCAAATGCTCCAGGTCGTTTGACAAACTTTCCATTTTAGTAATGATTCTGTCATAGGTAAGATCTAAAACTTCTTTTGACATACTTTTGTTAGTATGCAGCTGGCCGCAATAGTGACATCCCAGCTGGCAGTTTCCTGAAGGCTGAATCACATAAGAAAGTGTTTTCAGATCCTGATGATCTACAGACATAATGTTGTCTGAAAGGATTTCTCTTAACTCATCTTCAAACTCAGGTACATAAAATTCATTTTTTATCAGGTTGATAAAAATTTCTTCGGGAATCTGAGTGGTTTCAAGATTACATATTTTTTCATATAACCCTTTTTTCACTTCAATGGAGGTTCCGGAACGGGTAGAAAAAAGAATGACATGATCATCTAAAATTTCTTCGTTTTCTATGGTATGGATATATCTTGATAATTTGTATTTCATAATTATTTTATTTTAATATTAAATAGAGTAGCACGAATGCTACTCTACTTTTTACTTTAGTTGTAACTCCAACATTCGTTACCACTGCAAGTTTGTGTACCTCCGAATCCCCAGCAGTCATTCTGACTTGTGCACGTTGCCGCTAGCTCTAAAGGTAACTTACCTCCTTTGATTGTCTTTACTGAACTTTCGCTCATTCCCTGTAGCTTGTTTTCAGTGATTTTTTTAGACAATTCAAACAATTTTTTGTTTTTCATCACAATAAATCTTAGGTTAATTTTTTCTCTTGTAAAGTTTTAATTCCACACAAGACCCTGCAGAACATAAATTTGTGGAATCAGAGTTCTATTAGTTATAACTCCAGCAGCTGTTACCACTGCAAGTAGCTGTACCTCCGAATCCCCAGCAGCTGTTCTGACTTGTACAGTCTGCTGCTAATTCCAAAGGAAGTCTACCTCCTTTGATTGTCTTTACTGAATTCTCGCTCATTCCCTGTAGCTTGTTTTCAGTAATTTTTTTAGACAATTCAAACAATTTTTTGTTTTTCATGACAATAAATTTTCATGGTTAATAATTCTCCTGAACAGTTTTAATTCCACACAGGACTATACAGAATACAAATTTCTTTATGAAAAGCTCCAGCAATTAGGATCTACGTGCAGATCCGGCCTGCACCAACTACAGGTACATTGGCTACAATGGTAAGCGAGTAAGCCACCGGTAATAAATACAAGGCCCTCTTTTTGCAGTTTTTTCATTTTGACATTTGTGATTTTCTGAGAAATCATTTTAAGCTTTTTGTTTTTCATAGAAGTAAGTTTTTTATGTTTATTACGAATCTTAACTCTATAAAAATTAATCAAGCCTATGTGGGCGAATTATTGGTCAAAATAAGCCCAACAACTGTTTGATGCACATGGGCTGGTTCCATAACCCCAACATGCATTTGCACCGAAACATGCACAGTCTGATATAATCTCTTTTTGTATTCCTCCCTTAATAACTTCAACTGATTCTCTTTTCATTCCTGGGATTTTGTTCTCAGTAATTTTTTTAGACAATTCAAACAGCTTTTTGTTTTTCATCACAATAAGTTTTCATGGTTAATAGTTTGCTGAAAAGTTCCGGCTTCAGAGAAGGTTCAGTAAAAATTTTTATGAAAAGCTCCAACAATCATTCGTCGAGCAGATAAACGGACCACAGTATGTATTACAATCAGGATGTCCATAGCAATCTCCAGTAATATTCTTTCCTGCGTAGATTGTTAAAACTTCTTGTTTTTCTAATTTTTTGATCTTACCGAGGGTTATCTTTTTGGATAACTCCACAAGTTTTTTGTTTTTCATGGTTATTAGTTTTATTCTTAGTGTATTAGTTTTGCAGTAAAAAAAACAGGATTACAGCCGGGGGTTTTCATTTTGAGTTCTCCCCTTGTCTATATCTCCGGTATTCACCTTTTTTACTTTGTTGTTTCCAAATGTTTTGGATATGCTGAGTGATATGGATCTTAAATTTGATTGCGAAAGAGTTTCAATATATCCGTCATTATTATATAGTGTATTGCGGGAGTTTGAAAGATTCAGCAGATCTTTTACAGAAAGCTTGAACTTAAAATCTTTATAACTCTTTGAAACCTCAAGCTGATTATTGATAAAATAACCGTTTTTCTTATTAACTAATGTATATGGAGAGGTGTAACCAAAGTTATAGCTTATGTTCCAGCCTTTATTCCAAAGATTATTTCCACTAATTGTAACGGAAGAGTTATTATACCAAGAACTAGGATGAACATCATAGATATCTGCATTATTGATATAATACATTCCTGTTGAAAGATTAAACATCCATTTGTTTTCAAACAATGGTTTATTATAGTTCAATCCCACATAAAGACGCTTTACATTACCTTCAAAGTTTTTGGGTCTTGTAATGGAAACATTATCTACAACCTCTGTATAAGGAAGAATAGGATTTTTTACAATTCCGAAATTACTTACAAACACCCAGGTTCTTTTTATGCTGTAGCTCGCATTAAATAAATACATCTTTGCCACATTAAGGTCAGGATTTCCGGTTTCCCACCAGGTTTCATTGTTTTTATAAATAAATGGGTTTAAATCATCTACATAAGGTCTCCATAATGCAGTTCTGTATCCTAGAGAAACTCTGTTGTTCTTATTGATCATATAAGAAAGGTTGATGCTGGGTACAATATTGTTGTAACTTCTGGAAAAGTTCTCACTAACCGTATTTTGTTTTGCGTTGATATTTGTGTTTTCATAACGCACCCCTAAGTTGACGTCCAGCACAGAAAAGATTTTTTTCTTAATATTAGTATATAACGCGTTTATATTTTCATGATACGTGAAATTATTAGAAAATAGGGTATTCAATGTACCGTCTGCGTTGTAATAAGCATAAGGGTTATCCGTAGAAAGCCAATTAAGTTTTCCTCCTGCTTCGAAACTAAGTTTTAATTTTTCGAAAGTCTTGGAATAATCTACTCTTACCGTATAATTGTCCTTCTTATAATCATTATATATTAAGTTTGAATATGGGCTGGTCAAATTGAAAAACTCTGTCGTATTATCTCTGTGATGGGTGTAATAATCAAAGTTGATATCCAATCGCTTGGATTTTTTATCATCATTAAAGCTGTAATAAACATTTCCTCCGAAAAGGTTCAGCTTATCATTTTGTGTATTTACCGTTCTGTTTTCAAAAATTCCTCCTGTAGTATCATAGTATATATTCCTGTTTTCAAGTGAAGATTCAGGTGTTTTGTGATAATATTCCAGAATACCTCCTATGCTGCTTCTTTCATTAAGCTCGTAATCAAAACCTGTATTTCCTCCAAAGTTGGTTTCTTTAATCAGCGTACTTCCTATAATCTGATTTCTGCTGAATTTTGAGCTATAGTTATCAATACTGTTTCTTTGCAGGTCATTATTATTTTCAAAAAACAACATGGTATTATTTGAAAATCTGTTTTTATGATAATTTAAGGCAATATTTGCCTGCTGGCTGTTTTTTCTGTTTTGCTTATCTGTAATGGTAAAACTTCCTTTCAGTCCATCTGTTTCCAGTTTCTTCAGCTTCAGATTAATAATCATTGCATCCTCCAGATCATATTTTGAGGAAGGATTGGTAACCAGCTCTATCTTTACCAGATTAGAAGCCGGCATAGCATTAAGATATTGTATTAAATCTTTGCCTTTAAGAACTGATTTTCTGTCATTGATGTAAACAGAGGCGTTCGTTCCCAGAAGAGTTATTTTATTATCATCTAATTTTAATAATGGTGTTTGAGAGAGAACTTCGGATATGTGATTTCCTACAACCAAATCGCTATTTTCAACATTAAAAACAAAACGGTCATCCTTTTGTTCAAAAAAAGGTTTTTTACCATTCACTTTTATTTCTGCAATTTGTTTTTCTATAACTGTTTTAATGGAATCTTTCTTCTCTTGAGAGAAACCCAACAAGGGAAGCACAACACTTACACATATTAATATTTTCCTCATTTACTTTCAATATTTCTGATGCAAACATCATGATTATACTCAAAGTCTACAAGATTAGTAATCCAAAATTGATCAATACCGGTATATCCTTTTCCAAAAATTTACAAATTCCCGACTCATAGAGATCAATATACAACTGATAAACAAATACTTATATTTCATTGATAAAAATTCGATGATAATTCATAAATTTGCAGTGTATTTAGAAATATGAAGAAGTTTCATTTAATTATTTTAACTGTTTTCCCTGTTTTTTTCTTTTCTCAAAGCATAAAGGGACTAAAAATTCCAGACTCGTTAAAGAATAAAAGTTATAAGTATATTAATGATGCTTACAATAAAGTATTCCAGGTTGACAACGATAAAGCTGAGCTTTTAGCCAATTACATTCTATTAAAAGGAAAGAAAGAAAATAATAGGGACATCCTGTTTGATGGATATTATAATATAGCACGGGTAAAAAATCTGAAGAATGAAAACGGGCATCCCTTTGCAGATTCACTCATCTCTGCCTCAAAAAACGTTAATAACTACGATTACCCGGCAAAATCTTATATATTAAAGGGTATTTTATTCAACAATGAAGGGAAATACAAAGAGGCTTTAGATGAATATACTATAGCTATTAATCACAACAAAGCTGAAAATAAAGAACAGTTTTTTTATATAAACAAGCTCATTGCTATCCTAAAAACAGCCACAGAAGAATATCAGGAAGCACTTCCTCTCTTTTTGAAATACTATAAGTATGAAAAAGATAAAATAAAAGACAACAATGTAGATGCTAAAAACTATATTGCTTCTATTTTTTCTTTAGCTAATATTTATACCAAATGTAAGGACTATAAAAAAGGTATTGAATTTGCAGATCTGGGGCTTACAGAATGTAAGAAATACAATAATTATTCTTATTACAGCTATCTGCTTATGATAAAAGGGATTAGCCTCTTTTATGTAAAAGATTATTCGCTGTCTTATAAAATCCTGCTGGAAGTACAAAAAGGATTGATAACAAATAAAGATTATAGTAATCTAGGAGTTTTATATTACTATCTGGGAAAAATAAAATATGCAACCCGCAGTGAAAACGAAGCTATAGAATTTTTTAAAAAGGCAGATTCAATTTCTTTTACTTTCAACAGTTTTGAACCTATAAAAAGAGAGGGATATGAAATTCTGATAGACTTTTATAAAAAGAAAGGCGATTTAAAAAAACAACTAAAATACATTGACAACCTGATGTATAGTGACAGTATAATAGCTGTGAACCGAAAAAATCTTTCAAAAGAAATTCTGAAAAAATATGACACCCCTTTGCTTATGAAAGAAAAGGTAAGTGTAATTGAAAGACTGAACCATCAGAATGCCTGGCTGATAGCGTGTTTGCTTATGATTACTTTAGCTTTCATATTTGTAATCAGGAAAAACAGGAAGAAAATAAAAGAATACGAAAAGCAGGCAAAAGTATTATCAGAAAAACCTTTGAGCACCCCTGTGCTGGAAAAAGAGCAAAAGAATGAAACTCCCATTACAAATGATCCTTCCATTATCATTGAAAGAAAGGAAAAAGCTACGAAAAGTGACCTTTCTTCTAATCCAAAATTTAAAATACTCATTGATAAAATAGAACAGTTTGAAAAGACTAATAGTTTTCTCAATAAAAATATTACTTTAGATTCTCTGTCAAAAGAATTTGATACAAACAGAGATTATCTCTCAAAGCTAGTCAATGAATTAAAGGGTAAAAACTTTTCCCAATATCTGAACGAGCTTAGGATCAACTATATTGTTGAAGAATTAAAATCTAACGAAAAAATAAGAAAGCATACCATTGCTGCTATTGCTGATGATATTGGCTACAACAATGCTGAGTCTTTCACGAATGCCTTCAAAAAAATAACAGGAACACTTCCTTCTTATTATATAAAAGCACTCAATTAAAACAAAATTATAAACTGCTAAAAATTAATATTTTACATGTAAATCTCACCGAAATTTATCAATTTCGGTATATATAAATTCTTTATTTACAGGAATAGAATTTCCTTTGTACTTCAATTTATTTAAAAATCTTAAAATTACTTCAGCAGTGAAAAAAATTAAAAAAACAGAAAAAAGATTATCCCTAAACAAAGTTCAAATGTCTAAAATAAAAGGAGGGATTAGCTCCGGAGGAGGTGATCAAATGCTTTTGAATGGTGGTAATGATACGGTCTTAGACAAAACATTAGATACTCTAGATGTGACAGTAAAAAATTAATGACAATTTTAACATTTTATCAGTAATTTTGAGAAAAATTACTGATTTTTTATTTTTATGAAGTACCTGTTAGCCCTATCTTTTTTCATTACATTCAATATTTCTTTTTCTCAGAAAATAAGTATTAAACATTTTAATGAATACAATATTGAAAAACTGCAGCCTTTAATTTCTTATTTAAATTCTGAAATACAAAAGAATTATAAAGAAAAAGACAAGGCGGTAAAGTATGATAATCTTTTCAGAGTAAGTATGGCAGCACAAAACTATGATACTGCTTTAAGTCAGCTAGATTCAGTACGCAGTGTTTACAGAAAAAGTAATCCCATTATTTCTTACGCCATGGGAACACAGTATGAAATTTACATAAATGCTCAAAAAAATAAAAATTCGCACAAAAATTTTCAGGAAAAATATAAAGAAGAATTTCTCAAAAAATATGAAAGTCTGGCTATAAAAACACAGATCATACTTCCCCGCTATTTCAATGGTGATACCGAGAAAACAAAAAAGGAAATTCTGGCTACTCTTAAAAATGATTTTGAGAACAAAGACAGCGTAGATCTGAAAAAAGCTTTACAACTATGCAGAAGTTATAACTCATATATAACAGGACCTACATTTGATATTGCTAAAAATTATTTAAAAGAACTCGACTCCAGGAACTTTGAGGTAAAAGACAGTTTATTAATCAATAATGAAATTAGTATAAGGGTTGTTTTAAATAAAAAAATAGCTAGTCCGGAATCTACCATCCTGGTCAATTCCATCTATCCTGATGCAGAAGATGCGAATGATCAAAAAGTACAGGCAAGCTATGGTTATCATTCTGTTTACATATATCCCAGAGGAAAATATACGAGTAACGCTGCCATAGAACCTTTTGAGCATGAGCAGGAAGATATTAATAAGGTCATTGACTGGATTACAAAACAGCCCTGGAGCAATGGCAAAGTAGGAATGATCGGAGGCAGTTATCTGGGATTCAGCCAATGGGCAGCAGCTAAAAATGTTCATCCGGCTCTAAAAACTATTATTCCACAGGCCTCTGTAGGAATTGGCGTAGTAGATTTCCCCATGAATAATAACATCTTTGCCTCCTATTCTCTTCGTTGGATTAACTATGTTACCAATAATAAAATGCTTGATGCGGGATTCAAAGATGAGGATCATTGGAATTCTGTTTTTAAAAAATGGTATGAAGGTGGTGAGGCATTTAACAAGTTGGATTCTATTGCCGGTAAAAAAAATATCATATTTCAGCGCTGGTTAAAGCATCCGGCATTTGACAGCTATTGGCAGAAAATGATTCCTTACAAAAAGGAATATTCTAATATCAACATCCCGGTTTTAACCATTACGGGATATTATGATTCTGATCAGCTGGGAGCGTTATACTATTTCAGAAATCACTATAAATACAACAAAAACGCTAATCATTATTTGATTATCGGGCCCTATGATCATTCGGGAGCTCAGGGTTATATCAAAAATAATCTAAAAGGATATACTATTGATTCTGAAGCCAATATGGATATCGCAAATATAACAATGGAATGGTTTGATTATATTCTGAAGGGTAAATTAAAACCAGCTTTCTTAAAAGATAAAATTAATTATCAGGTAATGGGAACCAATGAATGGAAAAGTACCTCCGGCATTGATGATTTTGATAAAAATAAATTAAAATTCTATATCACAAACCAACATCAGCTTTCTCTAGCAAAAGATAAAGATAAAGACTTCACACCACTTACGGTAGATTTAAAAGATCGTACCAATGCAGATGAGCTTTTTAAGCAAAAAGATAATGTGCTGGATAGTAAAATTTACAGTCCAGACGCCGTTGTATTTTCATCAGGGCCATTTGAAAAACCGGTGGAATTTACAGGAAATTTTGTGGGTAATCTGAAATTATCTGTTAATAAAAAGGATGTTGATGTATATATGAAACTTTATGAAAAGACCAAAGAAGATAAATATTTTCTGTTATCCACCTATTATGGAAGAGCAAGCTATGCTAAAAGCTCAGAGAAAAGAAAATTGCTGTGTGAGAACAAAGAAACAAGTATAACTGTTACCAACAATGAATTTGTAAGTAAAAAAATGGAAAAAGGAAGTAAACTGGTTTTAGTATTAGGAGCTATAAAAAATCCACTTATGCAGATAAATTATGGAACAGGAAAAGATGTAAGCGAAGAAACCATCAAGGATGCTGCAGTTCCTATGGAAATAAAATTTTACAATAACAGCTTTATAGAAATCCCTATTTCACTTAATTAATGCCACGTTTTCCATTTCAGTTTTTTGATACATTTGTTGTCAGATCACCTATTTTTTCATACAAAGAATTTCAGGATAATTTCTCTGGTGAAAACTTCGCCAAGGGATCTTTAGAAAAATATTGCAACCATACAATTTTTAGAGAAGCTATTTATTTAGCTTCTCTTTCCTTATATGATGAGATAGAGAAATTGATGGATCGTGAACATACAACGTCTAATTTGCCAAATGAAAAAACAAAGATTTCATTATTAAAATATTATAACCGCTCAAGTACCCGCTGTACCCCATTTGGTTTATTTTCAGGAGTAAGTACTGGAAAATTTGAAAAAGAGACTCTATTTCCGATATTCTCAGAGCCTACAAAAGTAAGAGATACAAAGCTGGATATGCATTTTTTAGTAGCGCTATCAGAGCAGCTTCTTTTAATTCCGTCCATTAAAAATAGTATCTCTTTTTTTCCTAACAACAGTATTCATAGGGTTGGAAATAAAATTCGCTTTGTAGAATATGAAAATACAGGAGGAAAAAGAGATTACATCATTTCTTCCGCTCCCATTTCCAAAGAGTTAGAACTTATACTACAGTTTTCAGAAACGGGTAAAACAATTGACCAGCTTGCCACCTCTCTTGTTCATGAAGATATATCCTTTGAAGAAGCCCGGGAATTTATTGATGAGCTTATCGGAAATCAGGTTTTAATAAGTGAAATTAATCCAACAGTTTCGGGAGGAGATTTTCTGGAACGATTAATTTATATGCTAAACAAAATTGGCAGGCATCAGGAAAAAGATATTTTGGTGGCTATTAAAAACAAGATCAGTGAACTTGATTTACATTTTGGAAATACGGCAGAAGCATATTCTGAAATTGAGGAACTCATCAAAAAGCTGAATGTACAATATGAAAAGAAATATCTTTTTCAGACAGATCTTTATTTTGAAGATGAAACAAATTTATCCTATCAATGGAAAAAAGAACTGAAGAAAGGAATCTCTTTTCTGAATAAAATTGCTATTCCTTACAAAGAATCTGCCTTAGAAAAATTCAAAAAAGCCTTTTATGAAAGATTTGATAATGAAGAAGTTCCATTATCTTATGCTTTAGATCCGGAAATAGGAATTGGCTATTTACAAGATATTCCGGCCAAAGGAGTTCATCCTTATATTGAAGATTTAATCCTGCCCTATTCTAATCAGAAACAAGAAATTCAGGTAAATCTTAATCCAGTACAAATTATTCTCAATCGTAAATTACAAAAAGCTTATTGGAATAAAGATCATGTAATACATTTAACTGATGATGATTTTAATGGTTTTGAGGAACAGTGGAATCAACTGCCAGATACATTGTCCGTTATGGCCGAAATCATTTCAGAAAATCAGCAGGAAAAATTATTTTTAAAATCTGCCGGTGGAAATGCCGGAAAATTATTGGGCAGATTCTGTTCAGAAAAATCATCTATAAAAGATTTGGTGAAAGCCATTGCTGAAAAAGAACAGGAACTTAATCCGGACAAAATTTTAGCAGAAATTGTACACTTACCCGAATCCAGAATTGGAAATGTGATCAGAAGACCTTCTATAAGAGAATATGAAATTCCTTATCTGGCGAGCTCTGCATTAGAAGAAGACAATCAAATTTTTGTGGAAGACTTATACCTGTCCATAAAGAATAACCAGTTATTCCTAAGGTCAAAGAAGCACAATAAAGAAATTATTCCTCATCTTACGAATGCCCATAATTATTTAAAGAACTCTTTACCTGTCTACCATTTTTTATGCGATTATAATAATCAGAATGTAAAACCTTACTTATCATTTAACTGGGGGGGATTATCCCAAATTTATGACTTCCTTCCAAGAGTTGAATATCAAAATATAATTCTGTCTAAAGCACAGTGGAAAATTGATCCTGAACAAATTCATTATTTTGATTCTATTCTTCAATCTGGTAAAAGAGATCTTCTGTTTCAAAATATTGAAGAGTGGAGAAAATTAAAACAAATTCCACAATGGATACAGTGGGTAAAAGGAGATAATACACTGACGGTCAATCTGAAAAATTACGATTTAATTCAAATGTTTTTATTATCCGTAAAAAATGAGAAACTAATTTTTATTGAGGAGTTCCTGTATAATGATCAGTCAGATTATATTCATCAATTCGTTTTCTCTCTTTATAAAGATCTATAAATAAGATGATAACCAGAAAATTTCATCCGGGAAGTGAATGGCTTTATTTCAAAGTTTACACCGGGATCAAAACTTCAGATACTATTTTACAGGAAGTTATAGAACCATTAGTTGAGCAATTACAAATTCAAAACCTTATTGATCAATGGTTTTTTATACGATATAACGATCCTAAACCCCACCTGAGAATAAGATTAAACCTTAAAAATATAACTGCCTGTAGTATGATCCTGGGAATGATCAATTCCTTATTTAAGGACTATCTTGAATCGGGAGAAGTCGCTTCTATCATTATGGATACCTACTCAAGAGAACTTGAACGTTACGGTGAAAACACGATAGAATACGCGGAAGACTTCTTTTTTAAAAGCAGTCAATTGATTTTAAACTTTCTGGAATACAGTGATGAAGAAAAGATCATTACTTCTTTATTTTATATAGATCAAATTTTATCAGCATTCAACCTACCTCCTGAAAAGAAAATAGAGTTTGCGAAGCGTTCTGAAAATGCTTTCAAATCAGAATTCAATGCAGATAAGAACTTAAATAATCAGTTAAAGAAAAAGTATAATGAGTTTTATCCTCATTACTTTGAATTTATTACCTCTGAGGAATATGAAGAAATCAGAAATTTAATAAAAAGTAATATCACTGAAATTGCATTAAAGCCTGAAGAACTTTCAAAATTGGAAAATGACAATGTATTAAAAATAAAACCAAAAGATTTCTTCAAAAGTATTTTTCATATGCATATTAACCGATTGTTTATTTCC
Encoded here:
- a CDS encoding CocE/NonD family hydrolase, coding for MKYLLALSFFITFNISFSQKISIKHFNEYNIEKLQPLISYLNSEIQKNYKEKDKAVKYDNLFRVSMAAQNYDTALSQLDSVRSVYRKSNPIISYAMGTQYEIYINAQKNKNSHKNFQEKYKEEFLKKYESLAIKTQIILPRYFNGDTEKTKKEILATLKNDFENKDSVDLKKALQLCRSYNSYITGPTFDIAKNYLKELDSRNFEVKDSLLINNEISIRVVLNKKIASPESTILVNSIYPDAEDANDQKVQASYGYHSVYIYPRGKYTSNAAIEPFEHEQEDINKVIDWITKQPWSNGKVGMIGGSYLGFSQWAAAKNVHPALKTIIPQASVGIGVVDFPMNNNIFASYSLRWINYVTNNKMLDAGFKDEDHWNSVFKKWYEGGEAFNKLDSIAGKKNIIFQRWLKHPAFDSYWQKMIPYKKEYSNINIPVLTITGYYDSDQLGALYYFRNHYKYNKNANHYLIIGPYDHSGAQGYIKNNLKGYTIDSEANMDIANITMEWFDYILKGKLKPAFLKDKINYQVMGTNEWKSTSGIDDFDKNKLKFYITNQHQLSLAKDKDKDFTPLTVDLKDRTNADELFKQKDNVLDSKIYSPDAVVFSSGPFEKPVEFTGNFVGNLKLSVNKKDVDVYMKLYEKTKEDKYFLLSTYYGRASYAKSSEKRKLLCENKETSITVTNNEFVSKKMEKGSKLVLVLGAIKNPLMQINYGTGKDVSEETIKDAAVPMEIKFYNNSFIEIPISLN
- a CDS encoding lantibiotic dehydratase family protein — its product is MPRFPFQFFDTFVVRSPIFSYKEFQDNFSGENFAKGSLEKYCNHTIFREAIYLASLSLYDEIEKLMDREHTTSNLPNEKTKISLLKYYNRSSTRCTPFGLFSGVSTGKFEKETLFPIFSEPTKVRDTKLDMHFLVALSEQLLLIPSIKNSISFFPNNSIHRVGNKIRFVEYENTGGKRDYIISSAPISKELELILQFSETGKTIDQLATSLVHEDISFEEAREFIDELIGNQVLISEINPTVSGGDFLERLIYMLNKIGRHQEKDILVAIKNKISELDLHFGNTAEAYSEIEELIKKLNVQYEKKYLFQTDLYFEDETNLSYQWKKELKKGISFLNKIAIPYKESALEKFKKAFYERFDNEEVPLSYALDPEIGIGYLQDIPAKGVHPYIEDLILPYSNQKQEIQVNLNPVQIILNRKLQKAYWNKDHVIHLTDDDFNGFEEQWNQLPDTLSVMAEIISENQQEKLFLKSAGGNAGKLLGRFCSEKSSIKDLVKAIAEKEQELNPDKILAEIVHLPESRIGNVIRRPSIREYEIPYLASSALEEDNQIFVEDLYLSIKNNQLFLRSKKHNKEIIPHLTNAHNYLKNSLPVYHFLCDYNNQNVKPYLSFNWGGLSQIYDFLPRVEYQNIILSKAQWKIDPEQIHYFDSILQSGKRDLLFQNIEEWRKLKQIPQWIQWVKGDNTLTVNLKNYDLIQMFLLSVKNEKLIFIEEFLYNDQSDYIHQFVFSLYKDL
- a CDS encoding thiopeptide-type bacteriocin biosynthesis protein produces the protein MITRKFHPGSEWLYFKVYTGIKTSDTILQEVIEPLVEQLQIQNLIDQWFFIRYNDPKPHLRIRLNLKNITACSMILGMINSLFKDYLESGEVASIIMDTYSRELERYGENTIEYAEDFFFKSSQLILNFLEYSDEEKIITSLFYIDQILSAFNLPPEKKIEFAKRSENAFKSEFNADKNLNNQLKKKYNEFYPHYFEFITSEEYEEIRNLIKSNITEIALKPEELSKLENDNVLKIKPKDFFKSIFHMHINRLFISHQRLFEMVVYDHLFRLYKTNRAYSLKK